One stretch of Accipiter gentilis chromosome 20, bAccGen1.1, whole genome shotgun sequence DNA includes these proteins:
- the TFAP2A gene encoding transcription factor AP-2-alpha isoform X1, which translates to MKMLWKLTDNIKYEECEERHDSTSNGTARLPQLGTVGQSPYTSAPPLSHTPNADFQPPYFPPPYQPIYPQSQDPYSHVNDPYSLNPLHAQPQPQHPGWPGQRQSQETGLLHTHRGLPHQLSGLDPRRDYRRHDDLLHAPHGLGSGLADLPLHSIPHAIEDVPHVEDPGINIPDQTVIKKGPVSLSKSNNNAVSSIPINKDTLFGGVVNPNEVFCSVPGRLSLLSSTSKYKVTVAEVQRRLSPPECLNASLLGGVLRRAKSKNGGRSLREKLDKIGLNLPAGRRKAANVTLLTSLVEGEAVHLARDFGYVCETEFPAKAVAEFLNRQHSDPNEQVTRKNMLLATKQICKEFTDLLAQDRSPLGNSRPNPILEPGIQSCLTHFNLISHGFGSPAVCAAVTALQNYLTEALKAMDKMYLSNNPNSHTDNSTKSGDKEEKHRK; encoded by the exons ATGAAAATGCTTTGGAAACTGACGGATAATATCAAGTATGAGGAATGTGAG GAGCGCCACGACAGTACCAGCAACGGGACAGCCCGGCTACCCCAGTTGGGGACCGTGGGTCAGTCTCCCTACACCAGCGCCCCGCCGCTCTCCCACACCCCCAACGCCGACTTCCAGCCCCCCTACTTCCCCCCCCCTTACCAACCCATCTACCCCCAGTCTCAGGACCCCTACTCCCACGTGAACGACCCCTACAGCCTCAACCCCCTCCATGCCCAGCCGCAGCCCCAACACCCAGGATGGCCGGGACAGAGGCAGAGCCAGGAGACGGGCTTACTCCACACGCACCGGGGTTTACCCCACCAGCTTTCGGGGCTCGACCCACGCAGGGACTACCGGCGGCACGACGACCTGCTGCACGCCCCGCACGGGCTGGGCTCGGGGCTGGCCGACCTGCCCCTCCACTCCATCCCCCACGCCATCGAGGACGTGCCG CACGTAGAAGACCCCGGTATTAACATCCCAGACCAAACTGTAATTAAGAAAG gcccCGTGTCCCTGTCCAAGTCTAACAACAACGCCGTCTCCTCCATCCCCATCAACAAGGACACGCTCTTCGGCGGGGTGGTGAACCCCAACGAGGTCTTCTGCTCGGTGCCGGGCCGCCTCTCGCTGCTCAGCTCCACCTCCAAGTACAAGGTCACGGTGGCGGAAGTGCAGAGACGCCTCTCGCCGCCCGAGTGCCTCAACGCCTCCCTGCTGGGCGGAGTGCTCCGGAG GGCGAAGTCGAAAAACGGAGGGAGATCTCTGAGGGAGAAACTGGACAAAATAGGATTAAACCTGCCAGCCGGGAGGCGTAAAGCTGCTAACGTTACTTTGCTCACGTCGCTCGTGGAGG GAGAAGCAGTACATCTCGCTAGAGATTTTGGGTACGTTTGTGAGACAGAATTTCCTGCCAAAGCAGTAGCTGAATTTCTCAACCGACAACATTCCGATCCAAACGAGCAAGTCACAAGAAAAAACATGCTTCTAGCTACAAA ACAGATCTGTAAAGAGTTCACCGACCTGCTGGCTCAGGACCGATCTCCCCTGGGGAACTCGCGGCCCAACCCCATTTTGGAGCCGGGCATCCAGAGCTGCCTGACCCACTTCAACCTCATCTCGCACGGCTTCGGGAGCCCGGCAGTGTGCGCTGCCGTCACCGCCCTGCAGAACTATCTCACCGAGGCGCTCAAGGCCATGGACAAAATGTACCTCAGCAACAATCCCAACAGCCACACAGACAACAGCACCAAAAGCGGCGACAAAGAGGAGAAGCACCGAAAGTGA
- the TFAP2A gene encoding transcription factor AP-2-alpha isoform X3 has product MLVHSFSAMERHDSTSNGTARLPQLGTVGQSPYTSAPPLSHTPNADFQPPYFPPPYQPIYPQSQDPYSHVNDPYSLNPLHAQPQPQHPGWPGQRQSQETGLLHTHRGLPHQLSGLDPRRDYRRHDDLLHAPHGLGSGLADLPLHSIPHAIEDVPHVEDPGINIPDQTVIKKGPVSLSKSNNNAVSSIPINKDTLFGGVVNPNEVFCSVPGRLSLLSSTSKYKVTVAEVQRRLSPPECLNASLLGGVLRRAKSKNGGRSLREKLDKIGLNLPAGRRKAANVTLLTSLVEGEAVHLARDFGYVCETEFPAKAVAEFLNRQHSDPNEQVTRKNMLLATKQICKEFTDLLAQDRSPLGNSRPNPILEPGIQSCLTHFNLISHGFGSPAVCAAVTALQNYLTEALKAMDKMYLSNNPNSHTDNSTKSGDKEEKHRK; this is encoded by the exons ATGTTAGTACACAGTTTTTCGGCTATG GAGCGCCACGACAGTACCAGCAACGGGACAGCCCGGCTACCCCAGTTGGGGACCGTGGGTCAGTCTCCCTACACCAGCGCCCCGCCGCTCTCCCACACCCCCAACGCCGACTTCCAGCCCCCCTACTTCCCCCCCCCTTACCAACCCATCTACCCCCAGTCTCAGGACCCCTACTCCCACGTGAACGACCCCTACAGCCTCAACCCCCTCCATGCCCAGCCGCAGCCCCAACACCCAGGATGGCCGGGACAGAGGCAGAGCCAGGAGACGGGCTTACTCCACACGCACCGGGGTTTACCCCACCAGCTTTCGGGGCTCGACCCACGCAGGGACTACCGGCGGCACGACGACCTGCTGCACGCCCCGCACGGGCTGGGCTCGGGGCTGGCCGACCTGCCCCTCCACTCCATCCCCCACGCCATCGAGGACGTGCCG CACGTAGAAGACCCCGGTATTAACATCCCAGACCAAACTGTAATTAAGAAAG gcccCGTGTCCCTGTCCAAGTCTAACAACAACGCCGTCTCCTCCATCCCCATCAACAAGGACACGCTCTTCGGCGGGGTGGTGAACCCCAACGAGGTCTTCTGCTCGGTGCCGGGCCGCCTCTCGCTGCTCAGCTCCACCTCCAAGTACAAGGTCACGGTGGCGGAAGTGCAGAGACGCCTCTCGCCGCCCGAGTGCCTCAACGCCTCCCTGCTGGGCGGAGTGCTCCGGAG GGCGAAGTCGAAAAACGGAGGGAGATCTCTGAGGGAGAAACTGGACAAAATAGGATTAAACCTGCCAGCCGGGAGGCGTAAAGCTGCTAACGTTACTTTGCTCACGTCGCTCGTGGAGG GAGAAGCAGTACATCTCGCTAGAGATTTTGGGTACGTTTGTGAGACAGAATTTCCTGCCAAAGCAGTAGCTGAATTTCTCAACCGACAACATTCCGATCCAAACGAGCAAGTCACAAGAAAAAACATGCTTCTAGCTACAAA ACAGATCTGTAAAGAGTTCACCGACCTGCTGGCTCAGGACCGATCTCCCCTGGGGAACTCGCGGCCCAACCCCATTTTGGAGCCGGGCATCCAGAGCTGCCTGACCCACTTCAACCTCATCTCGCACGGCTTCGGGAGCCCGGCAGTGTGCGCTGCCGTCACCGCCCTGCAGAACTATCTCACCGAGGCGCTCAAGGCCATGGACAAAATGTACCTCAGCAACAATCCCAACAGCCACACAGACAACAGCACCAAAAGCGGCGACAAAGAGGAGAAGCACCGAAAGTGA
- the TFAP2A gene encoding transcription factor AP-2-alpha isoform X2, which produces MSILAKMGDWQERHDSTSNGTARLPQLGTVGQSPYTSAPPLSHTPNADFQPPYFPPPYQPIYPQSQDPYSHVNDPYSLNPLHAQPQPQHPGWPGQRQSQETGLLHTHRGLPHQLSGLDPRRDYRRHDDLLHAPHGLGSGLADLPLHSIPHAIEDVPHVEDPGINIPDQTVIKKGPVSLSKSNNNAVSSIPINKDTLFGGVVNPNEVFCSVPGRLSLLSSTSKYKVTVAEVQRRLSPPECLNASLLGGVLRRAKSKNGGRSLREKLDKIGLNLPAGRRKAANVTLLTSLVEGEAVHLARDFGYVCETEFPAKAVAEFLNRQHSDPNEQVTRKNMLLATKQICKEFTDLLAQDRSPLGNSRPNPILEPGIQSCLTHFNLISHGFGSPAVCAAVTALQNYLTEALKAMDKMYLSNNPNSHTDNSTKSGDKEEKHRK; this is translated from the exons ATGTCTATCCTTGCCAAAATGGGGGACTGGCAG GAGCGCCACGACAGTACCAGCAACGGGACAGCCCGGCTACCCCAGTTGGGGACCGTGGGTCAGTCTCCCTACACCAGCGCCCCGCCGCTCTCCCACACCCCCAACGCCGACTTCCAGCCCCCCTACTTCCCCCCCCCTTACCAACCCATCTACCCCCAGTCTCAGGACCCCTACTCCCACGTGAACGACCCCTACAGCCTCAACCCCCTCCATGCCCAGCCGCAGCCCCAACACCCAGGATGGCCGGGACAGAGGCAGAGCCAGGAGACGGGCTTACTCCACACGCACCGGGGTTTACCCCACCAGCTTTCGGGGCTCGACCCACGCAGGGACTACCGGCGGCACGACGACCTGCTGCACGCCCCGCACGGGCTGGGCTCGGGGCTGGCCGACCTGCCCCTCCACTCCATCCCCCACGCCATCGAGGACGTGCCG CACGTAGAAGACCCCGGTATTAACATCCCAGACCAAACTGTAATTAAGAAAG gcccCGTGTCCCTGTCCAAGTCTAACAACAACGCCGTCTCCTCCATCCCCATCAACAAGGACACGCTCTTCGGCGGGGTGGTGAACCCCAACGAGGTCTTCTGCTCGGTGCCGGGCCGCCTCTCGCTGCTCAGCTCCACCTCCAAGTACAAGGTCACGGTGGCGGAAGTGCAGAGACGCCTCTCGCCGCCCGAGTGCCTCAACGCCTCCCTGCTGGGCGGAGTGCTCCGGAG GGCGAAGTCGAAAAACGGAGGGAGATCTCTGAGGGAGAAACTGGACAAAATAGGATTAAACCTGCCAGCCGGGAGGCGTAAAGCTGCTAACGTTACTTTGCTCACGTCGCTCGTGGAGG GAGAAGCAGTACATCTCGCTAGAGATTTTGGGTACGTTTGTGAGACAGAATTTCCTGCCAAAGCAGTAGCTGAATTTCTCAACCGACAACATTCCGATCCAAACGAGCAAGTCACAAGAAAAAACATGCTTCTAGCTACAAA ACAGATCTGTAAAGAGTTCACCGACCTGCTGGCTCAGGACCGATCTCCCCTGGGGAACTCGCGGCCCAACCCCATTTTGGAGCCGGGCATCCAGAGCTGCCTGACCCACTTCAACCTCATCTCGCACGGCTTCGGGAGCCCGGCAGTGTGCGCTGCCGTCACCGCCCTGCAGAACTATCTCACCGAGGCGCTCAAGGCCATGGACAAAATGTACCTCAGCAACAATCCCAACAGCCACACAGACAACAGCACCAAAAGCGGCGACAAAGAGGAGAAGCACCGAAAGTGA
- the TFAP2A gene encoding transcription factor AP-2-alpha isoform X4: MAVGLGFPGFSWGALSERHDSTSNGTARLPQLGTVGQSPYTSAPPLSHTPNADFQPPYFPPPYQPIYPQSQDPYSHVNDPYSLNPLHAQPQPQHPGWPGQRQSQETGLLHTHRGLPHQLSGLDPRRDYRRHDDLLHAPHGLGSGLADLPLHSIPHAIEDVPHVEDPGINIPDQTVIKKGPVSLSKSNNNAVSSIPINKDTLFGGVVNPNEVFCSVPGRLSLLSSTSKYKVTVAEVQRRLSPPECLNASLLGGVLRRAKSKNGGRSLREKLDKIGLNLPAGRRKAANVTLLTSLVEGEAVHLARDFGYVCETEFPAKAVAEFLNRQHSDPNEQVTRKNMLLATKQICKEFTDLLAQDRSPLGNSRPNPILEPGIQSCLTHFNLISHGFGSPAVCAAVTALQNYLTEALKAMDKMYLSNNPNSHTDNSTKSGDKEEKHRK; this comes from the exons ATGGCAGTGGGCTTGGGTTTTCCAGGGTTTTCTTGGGGTGCGTTATCG GAGCGCCACGACAGTACCAGCAACGGGACAGCCCGGCTACCCCAGTTGGGGACCGTGGGTCAGTCTCCCTACACCAGCGCCCCGCCGCTCTCCCACACCCCCAACGCCGACTTCCAGCCCCCCTACTTCCCCCCCCCTTACCAACCCATCTACCCCCAGTCTCAGGACCCCTACTCCCACGTGAACGACCCCTACAGCCTCAACCCCCTCCATGCCCAGCCGCAGCCCCAACACCCAGGATGGCCGGGACAGAGGCAGAGCCAGGAGACGGGCTTACTCCACACGCACCGGGGTTTACCCCACCAGCTTTCGGGGCTCGACCCACGCAGGGACTACCGGCGGCACGACGACCTGCTGCACGCCCCGCACGGGCTGGGCTCGGGGCTGGCCGACCTGCCCCTCCACTCCATCCCCCACGCCATCGAGGACGTGCCG CACGTAGAAGACCCCGGTATTAACATCCCAGACCAAACTGTAATTAAGAAAG gcccCGTGTCCCTGTCCAAGTCTAACAACAACGCCGTCTCCTCCATCCCCATCAACAAGGACACGCTCTTCGGCGGGGTGGTGAACCCCAACGAGGTCTTCTGCTCGGTGCCGGGCCGCCTCTCGCTGCTCAGCTCCACCTCCAAGTACAAGGTCACGGTGGCGGAAGTGCAGAGACGCCTCTCGCCGCCCGAGTGCCTCAACGCCTCCCTGCTGGGCGGAGTGCTCCGGAG GGCGAAGTCGAAAAACGGAGGGAGATCTCTGAGGGAGAAACTGGACAAAATAGGATTAAACCTGCCAGCCGGGAGGCGTAAAGCTGCTAACGTTACTTTGCTCACGTCGCTCGTGGAGG GAGAAGCAGTACATCTCGCTAGAGATTTTGGGTACGTTTGTGAGACAGAATTTCCTGCCAAAGCAGTAGCTGAATTTCTCAACCGACAACATTCCGATCCAAACGAGCAAGTCACAAGAAAAAACATGCTTCTAGCTACAAA ACAGATCTGTAAAGAGTTCACCGACCTGCTGGCTCAGGACCGATCTCCCCTGGGGAACTCGCGGCCCAACCCCATTTTGGAGCCGGGCATCCAGAGCTGCCTGACCCACTTCAACCTCATCTCGCACGGCTTCGGGAGCCCGGCAGTGTGCGCTGCCGTCACCGCCCTGCAGAACTATCTCACCGAGGCGCTCAAGGCCATGGACAAAATGTACCTCAGCAACAATCCCAACAGCCACACAGACAACAGCACCAAAAGCGGCGACAAAGAGGAGAAGCACCGAAAGTGA
- the TFAP2A gene encoding transcription factor AP-2-alpha isoform X5, producing the protein MDGAAAAAGGPAEPTPRKGGGGGGAEGGKSQAGSQQPLFSLGFEAGYAQQPQPEERHDSTSNGTARLPQLGTVGQSPYTSAPPLSHTPNADFQPPYFPPPYQPIYPQSQDPYSHVNDPYSLNPLHAQPQPQHPGWPGQRQSQETGLLHTHRGLPHQLSGLDPRRDYRRHDDLLHAPHGLGSGLADLPLHSIPHAIEDVPHVEDPGINIPDQTVIKKGPVSLSKSNNNAVSSIPINKDTLFGGVVNPNEVFCSVPGRLSLLSSTSKYKVTVAEVQRRLSPPECLNASLLGGVLRRAKSKNGGRSLREKLDKIGLNLPAGRRKAANVTLLTSLVEGEAVHLARDFGYVCETEFPAKAVAEFLNRQHSDPNEQVTRKNMLLATKQICKEFTDLLAQDRSPLGNSRPNPILEPGIQSCLTHFNLISHGFGSPAVCAAVTALQNYLTEALKAMDKMYLSNNPNSHTDNSTKSGDKEEKHRK; encoded by the exons ATggacggggcggcggcggcggcgggcggccccgcggaGCCCACCCCGCgcaaaggcggcggcggcggcggggccgagggcGGCAAGAGCCAAGCGGGGAGCCAGCAGCCGCTCTTCTCCCTGGGCTTTGAGGCCGGCTACGCGCAGCAGCCGCAGCCCGAG GAGCGCCACGACAGTACCAGCAACGGGACAGCCCGGCTACCCCAGTTGGGGACCGTGGGTCAGTCTCCCTACACCAGCGCCCCGCCGCTCTCCCACACCCCCAACGCCGACTTCCAGCCCCCCTACTTCCCCCCCCCTTACCAACCCATCTACCCCCAGTCTCAGGACCCCTACTCCCACGTGAACGACCCCTACAGCCTCAACCCCCTCCATGCCCAGCCGCAGCCCCAACACCCAGGATGGCCGGGACAGAGGCAGAGCCAGGAGACGGGCTTACTCCACACGCACCGGGGTTTACCCCACCAGCTTTCGGGGCTCGACCCACGCAGGGACTACCGGCGGCACGACGACCTGCTGCACGCCCCGCACGGGCTGGGCTCGGGGCTGGCCGACCTGCCCCTCCACTCCATCCCCCACGCCATCGAGGACGTGCCG CACGTAGAAGACCCCGGTATTAACATCCCAGACCAAACTGTAATTAAGAAAG gcccCGTGTCCCTGTCCAAGTCTAACAACAACGCCGTCTCCTCCATCCCCATCAACAAGGACACGCTCTTCGGCGGGGTGGTGAACCCCAACGAGGTCTTCTGCTCGGTGCCGGGCCGCCTCTCGCTGCTCAGCTCCACCTCCAAGTACAAGGTCACGGTGGCGGAAGTGCAGAGACGCCTCTCGCCGCCCGAGTGCCTCAACGCCTCCCTGCTGGGCGGAGTGCTCCGGAG GGCGAAGTCGAAAAACGGAGGGAGATCTCTGAGGGAGAAACTGGACAAAATAGGATTAAACCTGCCAGCCGGGAGGCGTAAAGCTGCTAACGTTACTTTGCTCACGTCGCTCGTGGAGG GAGAAGCAGTACATCTCGCTAGAGATTTTGGGTACGTTTGTGAGACAGAATTTCCTGCCAAAGCAGTAGCTGAATTTCTCAACCGACAACATTCCGATCCAAACGAGCAAGTCACAAGAAAAAACATGCTTCTAGCTACAAA ACAGATCTGTAAAGAGTTCACCGACCTGCTGGCTCAGGACCGATCTCCCCTGGGGAACTCGCGGCCCAACCCCATTTTGGAGCCGGGCATCCAGAGCTGCCTGACCCACTTCAACCTCATCTCGCACGGCTTCGGGAGCCCGGCAGTGTGCGCTGCCGTCACCGCCCTGCAGAACTATCTCACCGAGGCGCTCAAGGCCATGGACAAAATGTACCTCAGCAACAATCCCAACAGCCACACAGACAACAGCACCAAAAGCGGCGACAAAGAGGAGAAGCACCGAAAGTGA